The following coding sequences are from one Pseudonocardia sp. EC080619-01 window:
- a CDS encoding pirin family protein, giving the protein MSNVETAPEALVCGGDAAAVELVEPRTVPLGGPRAITVRRTLPRRARSLIGAWCFLDHYGPDRVSDAGGMAVPGHPHTGLQTVSWLFSGEIEHRDTTGAHALVRPGELNLMTAGRGIAHSEFSTPRTGVLHGAQLWVALPEAHRQTEPAFEHHVPPATVLDGATVRVFLGSLGGSTSPVATFSPLLGAEVVLPAGAVLAPDVDPVFEHGVLVDTGDVEVCGTAAAPGELVYLPPGRSALDLRAGADGARVLLLGGEPLGERIVMWWNFVGSSHDEIAGYREQWQAERAAGGTPGGRFGGFPATWESTLPAPELPNARLSPRE; this is encoded by the coding sequence GTGAGCAACGTCGAGACCGCGCCCGAGGCGCTCGTCTGCGGTGGTGACGCCGCGGCCGTCGAGCTGGTGGAGCCGCGCACGGTGCCGCTGGGCGGTCCGCGGGCGATCACGGTGCGCCGCACCCTGCCGCGCCGCGCGCGGTCGCTGATCGGCGCCTGGTGCTTCCTCGACCACTACGGCCCGGACCGCGTGTCCGACGCAGGCGGGATGGCCGTCCCCGGGCACCCGCACACCGGGCTGCAGACGGTGTCGTGGCTGTTCTCCGGCGAGATCGAGCACCGGGACACGACCGGCGCGCACGCGCTCGTCCGGCCCGGGGAGCTGAACCTGATGACGGCCGGGCGCGGCATCGCGCACTCGGAGTTCTCCACGCCCCGCACGGGTGTCCTGCACGGGGCCCAGCTGTGGGTGGCGCTGCCGGAGGCGCACCGGCAGACGGAGCCGGCGTTCGAGCACCACGTGCCACCGGCGACCGTGCTCGACGGTGCCACGGTGCGGGTCTTCCTCGGTTCGCTGGGCGGGTCGACGTCCCCGGTCGCGACGTTCTCGCCGCTGCTCGGCGCCGAGGTCGTGCTGCCCGCGGGCGCGGTGCTCGCCCCGGACGTCGACCCGGTCTTCGAGCACGGCGTGCTCGTCGACACCGGCGACGTCGAGGTCTGCGGGACGGCGGCGGCACCCGGCGAGCTGGTGTACCTCCCGCCCGGCCGGTCGGCGCTGGACCTGCGCGCCGGTGCCGACGGCGCCCGGGTGCTGCTGCTCGGCGGGGAGCCGCTGGGCGAGCGGATCGTCATGTGGTGGAACTTCGTCGGCTCGTCGCACGACGAGATCGCCGGCTACCGCGAGCAGTGGCAGGCCGAGCGCGCCGCAGGCGGGACGCCCGGCGGCCGGTTCGGCGGGTTCCCGGCGACCTGGGAGTCGACGCTCCCCGCACCGGAGCTGCCGAACGCGCGGCTCAGCCCGCGGGAGTAG
- a CDS encoding GNAT family N-acetyltransferase, translating to MSDTEDPVVTHEPGRSRYEIALGGTRVGLAAYVDDGDERRIFHHTEIDDAYGGRGLAGTLVRDALSDTRAAGRRIVPLCPYVRRWVGTHDGFADVLDPVTPDAIATVEQALVRDTGEARP from the coding sequence ATGTCGGACACCGAGGACCCGGTCGTCACCCACGAGCCGGGGCGCAGCCGCTACGAGATCGCGCTGGGCGGGACCCGGGTGGGCCTCGCCGCGTACGTCGACGACGGCGACGAGCGGCGGATCTTCCACCACACCGAGATCGACGACGCGTACGGCGGCCGTGGCCTCGCCGGGACGCTCGTGCGCGACGCGCTCTCCGACACCCGCGCGGCGGGGAGGAGGATCGTGCCCCTGTGCCCGTACGTCCGGCGCTGGGTCGGGACGCACGACGGGTTCGCCGACGTCCTCGACCCGGTGACCCCGGACGCGATCGCCACGGTCGAGCAGGCACTCGTCCGCGACACCGGGGAGGCCCGCCCGTGA
- a CDS encoding low temperature requirement protein A yields the protein MSTPSLGLSRMHPRDPDEPHRVASPLELFFDLVFVVAVSLSSAELHHAESGGHVGAGLGGYLIVFFAVWWAWMNFTWFASAFDVDDWLYRVLTFVQMAGALVLAAGTPAAMAGSGFTVTVAGYLIMRLAMVTQWLRAAGSHPGLRTTALRYAGGITGVQVLWVLWVVWSPTGATGVVTFVVLALAELSVPVLAERARSTPWHPHHIAERYSLFTLILLGESILASTGAVVDALSSAEHLAPLLELSACGLVLAAGMWWIYFCREQHEHVRFMPRALVFGYGHYLIFAAAGAFSAGIEVAVDVDTRQTGLAAAAGATLTVPVAVFVLGIWALSIRPTLCTGRNAVVAGLAVLLGLSAFAPWTPVVAAALMVAVVVAVETAPARNTADT from the coding sequence GTGAGCACACCTTCGCTCGGCCTGAGCAGGATGCACCCGCGGGACCCGGACGAACCGCACCGGGTCGCGAGCCCTCTGGAGCTGTTCTTCGACCTGGTGTTCGTCGTCGCGGTGTCGCTGTCCTCGGCGGAGCTGCACCACGCCGAGTCGGGCGGTCACGTCGGCGCCGGGCTCGGCGGGTACCTGATCGTGTTCTTCGCGGTCTGGTGGGCCTGGATGAACTTCACCTGGTTCGCCAGCGCCTTCGACGTCGACGACTGGCTCTACCGGGTCCTGACGTTCGTGCAGATGGCGGGCGCGCTCGTGCTGGCCGCCGGGACCCCGGCCGCGATGGCCGGGTCGGGCTTCACCGTCACCGTCGCCGGCTACCTGATCATGCGGCTGGCGATGGTGACCCAGTGGCTGCGGGCCGCCGGATCGCACCCGGGCCTGCGGACGACCGCGCTGCGCTACGCCGGTGGGATCACCGGCGTCCAGGTGCTGTGGGTGCTGTGGGTGGTCTGGTCCCCGACCGGCGCGACCGGCGTCGTCACGTTCGTCGTGCTGGCACTGGCCGAGCTGTCGGTGCCGGTCCTCGCCGAGCGGGCGCGGAGCACGCCGTGGCACCCGCACCACATCGCCGAGCGGTACAGCCTGTTCACCCTGATCCTGCTCGGGGAGTCGATCCTGGCCTCGACCGGCGCCGTCGTCGACGCGCTCTCCTCCGCCGAGCACCTCGCCCCGCTGCTCGAGCTGTCGGCCTGCGGGCTCGTCCTGGCGGCCGGGATGTGGTGGATCTACTTCTGCCGGGAGCAGCACGAGCACGTCCGGTTCATGCCGCGCGCGCTGGTCTTCGGCTACGGCCACTACCTGATCTTCGCCGCGGCCGGGGCGTTCTCGGCGGGCATCGAGGTGGCCGTCGACGTCGACACCCGGCAGACCGGGCTCGCCGCGGCCGCCGGGGCGACGCTGACCGTGCCGGTGGCGGTGTTCGTGCTGGGGATCTGGGCGCTGTCGATCCGGCCGACCCTGTGCACGGGCCGCAATGCCGTCGTCGCCGGGCTGGCCGTGCTCCTCGGGCTGTCGGCGTTCGCGCCGTGGACGCCGGTCGTCGCGGCGGCACTCATGGTGGCCGTCGTGGTCGCGGTGGAGACCGCACCCGCGCGGAACACCGCGGACACCTGA
- a CDS encoding low temperature requirement protein A, protein MTVQESRQRLLRRTGDSEVAPIELFFDLVYVFAIVQVSHTLLYHLTPLGALETALLFTAVWWLWNYSAWAMNYLDPARTPVRVLNALLMLAALGMALALPSAFAGGGLLFALCFAAAQIGRPLFMWITMRGHVLSRNYRNLLVWSAAASVLFLVGAFLPPVARLVVWAVAVAVDLAGPRFEFRVPGLGSTPMTDWPVDVEHLAERNRLVFIIALGESILIMGFTLSEMAEITPYTVLITLLGFTGLVALWWSYFALAGHGTAASRGDDSTRAARSAFAYAHGLMVAGAVLFAVAIDLHLTHPENTPSLVLTSIGGPLLYLVGNKIYLRGRTGTVGKSRYVAGAVLIVAGAVALLLGHALPAIAIGLVVLAVVVGLAVVTQLSGGRAEPV, encoded by the coding sequence ATGACCGTGCAGGAGAGCCGGCAGCGTCTGCTGCGCCGGACCGGCGACTCCGAGGTCGCGCCGATCGAGCTGTTCTTCGACCTGGTCTACGTGTTCGCGATCGTCCAGGTCTCGCACACCCTGCTGTACCACCTCACCCCGCTCGGGGCGCTGGAGACGGCGCTGCTGTTCACCGCGGTGTGGTGGCTCTGGAACTACTCGGCGTGGGCGATGAACTACCTCGATCCGGCGCGGACCCCGGTCCGGGTGCTGAACGCCCTGCTCATGCTCGCGGCGCTCGGGATGGCGCTGGCGCTGCCGTCGGCGTTCGCGGGCGGCGGGCTGCTGTTCGCCCTGTGCTTCGCGGCCGCCCAGATCGGGCGGCCGCTGTTCATGTGGATCACGATGCGCGGGCACGTGCTGTCCCGCAACTACCGCAACCTGCTCGTCTGGAGCGCCGCCGCGAGCGTGCTGTTCCTCGTCGGCGCGTTCCTCCCGCCGGTGGCCCGGCTGGTCGTCTGGGCGGTCGCGGTGGCGGTCGACCTCGCCGGGCCACGCTTCGAGTTCCGCGTGCCCGGGCTCGGCTCCACCCCGATGACGGACTGGCCGGTCGACGTCGAGCACCTCGCCGAGCGCAACCGGCTGGTGTTCATCATCGCGCTCGGCGAGTCCATCCTGATCATGGGATTCACCCTGTCCGAGATGGCGGAGATCACGCCCTACACCGTGCTGATCACCCTGCTCGGGTTCACCGGCCTGGTGGCGCTGTGGTGGTCGTACTTCGCGCTGGCCGGGCACGGGACGGCCGCCAGCCGGGGCGACGACAGCACCCGTGCCGCCCGCTCGGCGTTCGCCTACGCGCACGGCCTGATGGTCGCCGGGGCGGTGCTGTTCGCGGTCGCGATCGACCTGCACCTGACGCACCCGGAGAACACGCCGTCGCTGGTGCTGACGTCGATCGGCGGCCCACTGCTCTACCTCGTCGGGAACAAGATCTACCTGCGCGGACGCACCGGGACGGTCGGTAAGTCCCGCTACGTCGCCGGCGCGGTGCTGATCGTCGCCGGTGCCGTCGCCCTGCTGCTCGGGCACGCGCTCCCGGCCATCGCGATCGGGCTCGTGGTGCTGGCGGTGGTCGTCGGGCTGGCGGTGGTCACGCAGCTGTCCGGCGGTCGTGCCGAGCCGGTGTGA
- a CDS encoding maleylpyruvate isomerase N-terminal domain-containing protein, whose protein sequence is MHQHIAPAAAAHVPLVKAATDLPLTAPTPCAAWDLRGLLGHLLYWTPLLAAVGRREDPAAGDEARAAELVTDDWPARLDDARSELAAVWSDPAAWQGTVVLGEEVPAAMIGGMVLGELVVHG, encoded by the coding sequence ATGCACCAGCACATCGCCCCCGCCGCGGCAGCGCACGTCCCGCTCGTGAAGGCCGCCACCGATCTGCCGCTCACCGCGCCGACCCCGTGCGCCGCCTGGGACCTGCGGGGACTGCTCGGTCACCTCCTGTACTGGACGCCGCTGCTGGCCGCCGTCGGGCGCCGGGAGGACCCCGCCGCGGGCGACGAGGCGCGCGCCGCCGAGCTGGTCACGGACGACTGGCCGGCCCGCCTCGACGACGCCCGCTCGGAGCTGGCCGCCGTGTGGTCCGACCCGGCTGCCTGGCAGGGCACCGTCGTCCTGGGTGAGGAGGTGCCGGCAGCGATGATCGGCGGGATGGTGCTGGGCGAGCTCGTGGTGCACGGCTAG
- a CDS encoding DUF6597 domain-containing transcriptional factor has product MDADPRGLSGEWARYQRHHSEPPPPDLAGFVDRFWTVGWDYARPFLQKIVPYPQVHLTGEPGVGPLRISGPASRFVTRELHGRGRVVGVAFRPGTARALAGVPVATLADRRVPAGAPFDGPGPPDVDGLAERLRAVLPPDGPDRSARDAHDLVAAVVADRELTRVDRLARHGGYSVRSLQRIFHEHVGLGPKWVIRRYRLHEVTELMAGGAPVHWAEVAATLGYTDQAHLSRDFAGLFGEPPTVYARRYGPRVPAGPVPPSGGSGPVLPS; this is encoded by the coding sequence ATGGACGCCGATCCGCGCGGGCTGTCCGGGGAGTGGGCCCGGTACCAGCGGCACCACAGCGAGCCGCCCCCGCCGGACCTCGCCGGCTTCGTCGACCGGTTCTGGACGGTCGGCTGGGACTATGCGCGGCCGTTCCTGCAGAAGATCGTCCCGTATCCGCAGGTGCACCTGACGGGGGAGCCGGGCGTGGGGCCGCTCCGGATCAGCGGGCCGGCGTCGCGGTTCGTGACGCGCGAGCTGCACGGTCGCGGGCGGGTCGTCGGGGTGGCGTTCCGGCCGGGCACCGCGCGAGCGCTGGCAGGAGTCCCCGTCGCGACACTCGCCGACCGCCGGGTCCCGGCCGGGGCACCCTTCGACGGGCCCGGGCCGCCGGACGTCGACGGTCTGGCGGAGCGGCTGCGAGCCGTTCTCCCACCGGACGGCCCCGACCGGTCGGCCCGTGACGCTCACGACCTCGTCGCCGCGGTCGTCGCGGACCGGGAGCTCACCCGGGTCGACCGGCTCGCCCGGCACGGCGGCTACAGCGTCCGGTCGTTGCAGCGGATCTTCCACGAGCACGTCGGCCTCGGCCCGAAGTGGGTGATCCGCCGCTACCGGCTGCACGAGGTCACCGAGCTGATGGCGGGGGGTGCGCCCGTCCACTGGGCCGAGGTCGCCGCCACGCTCGGGTACACCGACCAGGCCCACCTCTCCCGGGACTTCGCCGGTCTGTTCGGGGAGCCGCCGACCGTCTACGCGCGCCGCTACGGACCTCGCGTGCCTGCCGGCCCGGTCCCGCCGTCCGGCGGCTCCGGCCCGGTGCTGCCATCCTGA
- a CDS encoding STAS domain-containing protein: MTEGTDGRTGVPGPTSATLVLEPVPHPSGPVLLRATGEIDDVTAADLAEHLVAWFGAAPRVVLDLSGVSFLGSPGLSVLLAAHRDAAAGGVTFQLRCGDARQVRRVLQTTGTLEYLDVLDRIPAGGAGRAPHAALFAVPPGDDGQDPTGPDSDTTEDGRGVTLL, from the coding sequence ATGACCGAGGGGACGGACGGCCGGACGGGTGTGCCCGGTCCCACCTCGGCGACGCTCGTGCTGGAGCCGGTGCCGCACCCGTCCGGGCCCGTGCTGCTGCGCGCCACCGGCGAGATCGACGACGTCACGGCGGCCGACCTGGCCGAGCATCTGGTGGCCTGGTTCGGTGCGGCACCACGGGTGGTGCTGGACCTGTCGGGGGTGTCGTTCCTCGGGTCGCCGGGCCTGTCGGTGCTGCTCGCCGCGCACCGCGACGCCGCCGCCGGGGGAGTGACGTTCCAGCTCCGCTGCGGCGACGCCCGCCAGGTGCGCCGCGTCCTGCAGACCACGGGGACCCTGGAGTACCTCGACGTCCTGGACCGGATCCCGGCCGGCGGTGCGGGACGGGCCCCGCACGCGGCGCTGTTCGCCGTGCCTCCCGGCGACGACGGTCAGGACCCGACCGGTCCCGATTCGGACACAACGGAGGACGGACGCGGCGTCACACTGCTGTAG
- a CDS encoding MFS transporter, whose protein sequence is MTSPDSGTHDARRRRALAWIVGTATVGLVFDGYDLVVYGTLVPLFLRDPSLIGPVDAGTAGALGSYALVGVLVGALIAGSVADLVGRRKVMLTSYVWFSVGMAATAFTTTTAAFGALRFLTGIGVGALVATTGALVAEFAPPGRKNLCTAIAYCGVPLGSLLAALLAILLLPLVGWRGMFLIGALPLVLVLPVAVARMPESPSWLVSRGRIEEARAVADRTGVAVPELTRAAAPVAAPAGRAGFAGLFRTPHLTPTLLFGFVSAAGLLLVYALNTWLPELMGRAGFSANGSLSFLLVLNGGAVLGALAASRISDRFGPRRVVAASFALGALSIALLTLELPIGLLLAFVAVVGLGTSGTQILIFGFASTHYPTPVRSAGVAWVAGFGRLGGIGGPLVGGALVASGAALDSIFYLLAGLAVLGALLTLAIPAARRSTEDPREPGKPGDPGDRATPVAPATPAAPPTPAAPPTPAAPAPAAPAAGPGDALQTEPGRRPSAHHR, encoded by the coding sequence ATGACGTCGCCGGACAGTGGGACGCACGACGCACGGAGACGCCGGGCGCTCGCCTGGATCGTCGGGACCGCGACCGTCGGGCTGGTGTTCGACGGCTACGACCTCGTCGTCTACGGGACCCTGGTGCCGCTGTTCCTCCGCGACCCGTCGCTGATCGGACCGGTCGACGCGGGCACCGCCGGTGCGCTCGGCAGCTACGCGCTGGTCGGCGTCCTGGTCGGGGCGCTGATCGCCGGGTCGGTCGCCGACCTGGTCGGCCGCCGGAAGGTCATGCTGACCTCCTACGTCTGGTTCTCGGTCGGCATGGCCGCGACCGCGTTCACGACGACGACGGCCGCGTTCGGTGCGCTGCGCTTCCTGACCGGCATCGGGGTCGGCGCGCTGGTGGCGACGACCGGTGCCCTCGTCGCCGAGTTCGCGCCACCCGGCAGGAAGAACCTGTGCACCGCGATCGCCTACTGCGGCGTGCCGCTGGGCAGCCTGCTCGCGGCGCTGCTGGCGATCCTGCTGCTGCCGCTCGTCGGGTGGCGCGGCATGTTCCTGATCGGCGCGCTGCCGCTCGTGCTGGTCCTGCCGGTGGCGGTCGCCCGGATGCCGGAGTCCCCGTCGTGGCTGGTCAGCCGCGGCCGGATCGAGGAGGCGCGCGCGGTCGCCGACCGCACCGGTGTCGCGGTACCGGAGCTCACCCGTGCCGCTGCCCCGGTCGCCGCTCCCGCCGGACGGGCCGGTTTTGCCGGGCTGTTCCGCACCCCGCACCTGACGCCGACGCTGCTGTTCGGGTTCGTCAGCGCCGCCGGCCTGCTCCTGGTCTACGCGCTCAACACCTGGCTGCCGGAGCTGATGGGCCGTGCCGGGTTCTCGGCGAACGGCTCCCTGAGCTTCCTGCTGGTGCTCAACGGCGGTGCCGTGCTCGGTGCGCTGGCGGCCAGCCGGATCTCCGACCGGTTCGGCCCGCGCCGGGTCGTCGCCGCCAGCTTCGCGCTCGGTGCCCTGTCGATCGCCCTGCTCACCCTGGAGCTGCCGATCGGCCTGCTGCTGGCATTCGTCGCGGTCGTCGGGCTCGGCACCAGCGGCACCCAGATCCTGATCTTCGGCTTCGCGTCGACGCACTACCCGACGCCGGTGCGCAGCGCGGGCGTCGCCTGGGTCGCGGGGTTCGGACGGCTCGGCGGGATCGGCGGGCCGCTCGTCGGCGGCGCTCTGGTGGCGTCCGGGGCGGCCCTGGACTCGATCTTCTACCTGCTGGCGGGGCTGGCGGTGCTGGGCGCGCTGCTCACCCTGGCGATCCCCGCCGCGCGCCGGAGCACCGAGGACCCCAGGGAGCCGGGGAAGCCAGGGGACCCAGGGGATCGCGCCACCCCCGTCGCGCCGGCTACCCCGGCCGCTCCGCCTACCCCGGCCGCTCCGCCTACCCCGGCGGCCCCGGCCCCGGCGGCCCCGGCCGCGGGCCCCGGTGACGCGCTGCAGACCGAGCCTGGCCGCCGACCCTCGGCGCACCACCGATGA
- the nrfD gene encoding NrfD/PsrC family molybdoenzyme membrane anchor subunit — protein sequence MFQGGRRRRRRRGGGRGEESMVPEAEFSSYYGRAVLKPPVWEHKIAYYLFCGGLAAGTAVVGAGADLTGRPALRRASRAGALGGLVASTYFLVSDLGRPERFHHMLRVAKPTSPMSVGTWILAVFGPAAGLAGTAELTGALPPRVRRSWPVRLLDALARPAGLGAAATAPALCTYTAVLFSHTAVPGWNEVRDELPFVFAGSAAASGGGFGMLAAPVAEAGPARAFAVLGAAGELVAGKIMERRMGIIREAYEHGHAGRLRKASEACTAAGLAGTLLLGRRSRAGAAASGLALLAGSLLQRLSVFEAGVETTKDPRYVVVPQRERLARRAAESAEA from the coding sequence ATGTTCCAGGGCGGACGCCGCCGTCGTCGTCGCCGGGGCGGCGGACGCGGCGAGGAGTCGATGGTCCCCGAGGCGGAGTTCTCGTCGTACTACGGCCGGGCCGTGCTCAAGCCGCCGGTGTGGGAGCACAAGATCGCCTACTACCTGTTCTGCGGCGGGCTCGCCGCCGGGACCGCGGTGGTCGGGGCCGGCGCGGACCTCACCGGACGGCCCGCGCTGCGCCGGGCGAGCCGCGCCGGTGCGCTCGGCGGGCTGGTGGCGAGCACCTACTTCCTGGTGTCCGACCTCGGGCGTCCGGAGCGGTTCCACCACATGCTGCGGGTGGCCAAGCCGACGTCGCCGATGAGCGTCGGCACCTGGATCCTGGCCGTGTTCGGCCCGGCCGCCGGCCTGGCCGGGACCGCCGAGCTGACCGGCGCGCTCCCCCCGCGGGTCCGCCGGTCGTGGCCGGTCCGGCTGCTGGACGCGCTGGCCCGCCCGGCCGGGCTCGGTGCGGCCGCGACCGCCCCGGCGCTGTGCACCTACACCGCGGTGCTGTTCTCGCACACCGCCGTGCCCGGCTGGAACGAGGTCCGCGACGAGCTGCCGTTCGTGTTCGCCGGCTCGGCCGCGGCCAGTGGCGGCGGGTTCGGCATGCTCGCCGCGCCGGTCGCCGAGGCAGGCCCGGCACGGGCGTTCGCGGTGCTCGGGGCCGCGGGCGAGCTCGTCGCCGGGAAGATCATGGAACGGCGGATGGGGATCATCCGCGAGGCCTACGAGCACGGGCACGCCGGACGGCTCCGGAAGGCCTCCGAGGCGTGCACCGCCGCGGGCCTCGCCGGGACCCTCCTGCTCGGACGCCGGTCCCGGGCCGGCGCCGCCGCATCCGGGCTCGCCCTGCTGGCCGGGAGCCTCCTGCAGCGGCTGTCCGTGTTCGAGGCGGGGGTCGAGACGACCAAGGACCCGCGCTACGTCGTCGTCCCCCAGCGCGAGCGTCTGGCCCGCCGCGCCGCCGAGTCCGCGGAGGCCTGA
- a CDS encoding 4Fe-4S dicluster domain-containing protein, producing MTERNSVYGPLDDVAGDAGYDPEHPPRMGFFTDTSVCIGCKACEVACKQWNGVPDDGFDLLGMSFDNTGSLGADSWRHVAFIEQPRRSGCQDTGLDAAPVGATATGIMQSSVAGGLAASPELGGELGTRPRRDGAEPEPLGMPAFSRPGDATGAEVRTDFRWLMSSDVCKHCTYAGCLDVCPTGALFRTEFGTVVVQQDICNGCGYCVSGCPYGVIDRREGDGRAQKCTLCYDRLHDGLEPACAKACPTDSIQFGPLDELRERADRRLETLHGLGVDEARLYGRDPDDGVGGDGAFFLLLDEPEVYGLPPDPVVPTRDAGAMWTRAAMAAGAFLVAGVASFLGGRR from the coding sequence GTGACGGAGCGGAACAGCGTCTACGGCCCCCTGGACGACGTGGCCGGCGACGCCGGCTACGACCCGGAACACCCGCCCCGCATGGGGTTCTTCACCGACACGTCGGTGTGCATCGGGTGCAAGGCCTGCGAGGTCGCCTGCAAGCAGTGGAACGGCGTCCCCGACGACGGCTTCGACCTGCTCGGGATGTCGTTCGACAACACCGGCTCGCTCGGCGCCGACAGCTGGCGGCACGTCGCCTTCATCGAGCAGCCGCGCCGCTCCGGTTGCCAGGACACCGGCCTCGACGCCGCACCCGTCGGCGCGACGGCGACCGGGATCATGCAGTCCTCGGTCGCCGGGGGACTCGCGGCGTCGCCGGAGCTCGGCGGCGAGCTCGGGACGAGGCCGCGGCGGGACGGGGCGGAGCCGGAGCCGCTCGGCATGCCGGCGTTCTCCCGGCCCGGCGACGCCACCGGCGCCGAGGTGCGCACCGACTTCCGCTGGCTGATGTCCTCCGACGTCTGCAAGCACTGCACGTACGCCGGCTGCCTCGACGTCTGCCCGACCGGCGCGCTGTTCCGCACGGAGTTCGGCACCGTCGTCGTGCAGCAGGACATCTGCAACGGCTGCGGCTACTGCGTCTCCGGCTGCCCGTACGGCGTCATCGACCGCCGGGAGGGCGACGGCCGCGCACAGAAGTGCACGCTCTGCTACGACCGCCTGCACGACGGCCTCGAGCCCGCGTGCGCGAAGGCCTGCCCCACCGACTCGATCCAGTTCGGACCGCTCGACGAGCTGCGCGAGCGCGCCGACCGGCGCCTGGAGACGCTCCACGGGCTCGGTGTCGACGAGGCCCGGCTCTACGGGCGCGACCCGGACGACGGCGTCGGCGGCGACGGCGCGTTCTTCCTCCTGCTCGACGAGCCGGAGGTCTACGGACTGCCGCCGGACCCGGTCGTCCCGACCCGCGACGCCGGTGCGATGTGGACGCGCGCCGCGATGGCGGCGGGCGCGTTCCTGGTGGCCGGCGTGGCGTCCTTCCTGGGAGGACGACGATGA